Proteins co-encoded in one Halorussus vallis genomic window:
- a CDS encoding 50S ribosomal protein L11: MAETIEVLVPGGQANPGPPLGPELGPTPVNVQEVVNDINEQTEAFDGTEVPVTITVEEDGSYEIEVGVPPTAALIKDEAGFDTGSGEPQKDFVADLSIEQVKTIAEQKAPDLLAYDTRNAAKEVVGTCASLGVTIEGVDAREFKEKVDAGEYDDVLGEEEAAA; encoded by the coding sequence ATGGCTGAGACGATAGAAGTGCTCGTACCCGGCGGTCAGGCCAACCCCGGCCCGCCACTCGGTCCGGAACTGGGACCGACCCCGGTCAACGTGCAGGAGGTCGTCAATGACATCAACGAGCAGACCGAAGCCTTCGACGGCACCGAGGTCCCCGTGACCATCACCGTCGAAGAGGACGGGAGCTACGAGATCGAAGTTGGCGTGCCGCCGACGGCGGCGCTCATCAAGGACGAGGCCGGTTTCGACACCGGGAGCGGCGAACCCCAGAAGGATTTCGTCGCCGACCTCTCCATCGAACAAGTGAAGACCATCGCAGAGCAGAAGGCCCCCGACCTGCTCGCCTACGACACGCGCAACGCCGCGAAGGAAGTCGTCGGCACCTGCGCCTCGCTCGGCGTCACCATCGAAGGTGTCGACGCTCGCGAGTTCAAGGAAAAGGTCGATGCCGGCGAGTACGACGACGTGCTCGGCGAAGAAGAAGCGGCGGCCTGA
- a CDS encoding VNG_1110C family protein — MPDPSKLRDSTQIVLPVDELEEVRDELEAEFTLTIFGMDEDHVRIIGSPVEIKAASDFLARRGVSLP, encoded by the coding sequence ATGCCGGACCCCTCGAAACTCAGAGACAGCACGCAGATCGTCCTCCCGGTGGACGAACTAGAGGAGGTCCGCGACGAACTCGAAGCCGAGTTCACGCTGACGATTTTCGGGATGGACGAGGACCACGTCCGCATCATCGGCAGTCCGGTCGAGATCAAGGCCGCCAGCGACTTCCTCGCGCGCCGCGGCGTGAGCCTTCCCTGA
- a CDS encoding 50S ribosomal protein L10 — MSAEAERKTETIPQWKQEEVDELVDLISGYSSVGIVNVTGIPSRQLQTMRRNLHGSAELRISRNTLLHRALEEVDEGVEELTQYVEGEVGLIGTNDNPFGLYKQLEESKSPAPISEGEIAPNDIVIPEGDTGVDPGPFVGELQSIGAQARIMEGSIQVTEDSLVAEEGEEVSADVANVLAELGVEPKEVGLDLKGVYSDGVLFEADELAIDVEEYRADVEAAAARARNLSVNAVFPTAQTTPTLLQKATGEAKSLGLSAAIESPDLADDLVSKADAQVRALAAQIDDEEALPEELRDIEAPAAGGAEDEPTDEDTESEADEAEAEDDDDDEDDDDGGAEGLGAMFG; from the coding sequence ATGTCGGCAGAAGCCGAACGCAAGACCGAAACGATTCCCCAGTGGAAGCAAGAGGAGGTCGACGAACTGGTCGACCTCATCAGCGGTTACAGCAGCGTCGGCATCGTCAACGTGACGGGCATCCCGTCGCGCCAGCTCCAGACGATGCGTCGCAACCTCCACGGGAGCGCCGAACTCCGGATCAGCCGGAACACGCTCCTCCACCGCGCCCTCGAAGAAGTCGACGAGGGCGTCGAGGAGCTGACCCAGTACGTCGAAGGCGAAGTCGGCCTCATCGGCACGAACGACAACCCCTTCGGACTGTACAAACAGCTCGAGGAGTCCAAGAGCCCGGCCCCCATCAGCGAGGGGGAGATCGCGCCCAACGACATCGTTATCCCCGAGGGTGACACGGGCGTCGACCCGGGTCCGTTCGTGGGCGAACTCCAGAGCATCGGAGCGCAGGCCCGCATCATGGAAGGCTCCATCCAAGTGACCGAGGACAGCCTCGTCGCCGAGGAAGGCGAGGAGGTTTCCGCCGACGTCGCGAACGTTCTAGCGGAACTCGGCGTGGAGCCCAAGGAAGTGGGCCTTGACCTCAAGGGCGTCTACTCCGACGGCGTCCTCTTCGAGGCCGACGAACTGGCCATCGACGTCGAGGAGTACCGCGCCGACGTCGAGGCCGCCGCGGCCCGCGCGCGCAACCTCTCGGTCAACGCGGTCTTCCCGACCGCCCAGACCACGCCGACCCTTCTCCAGAAGGCGACCGGCGAGGCCAAGAGTCTCGGCCTGTCCGCGGCCATCGAGAGCCCGGACCTCGCCGACGACCTTGTGAGCAAGGCCGACGCGCAGGTCCGCGCGCTCGCCGCGCAGATCGACGACGAGGAGGCGCTGCCCGAGGAACTTCGTGACATCGAGGCTCCGGCCGCGGGCGGCGCCGAGGACGAACCGACCGACGAAGACACCGAATCCGAAGCCGACGAGGCCGAAGCCGAAGACGACGATGACGACGAAGACGACGACGACGGCGGTGCCGAGGGCCTCGGCGCGATGTTCGGATAA
- a CDS encoding VOC family protein has translation MNATLDHVMMRVEDLEETLDWYQGHLDYEEKGRWEADTFTNVYLGPEDLHEEGAMLEITYNHDDRSYEMGDAWGHIAVRVDDVYDAYEELMDEGVEDYRDPDSCGGSYAFVKDPDGHEVEIVERDHGARWSLDHTMIRVEDADEALGWYTRKLEYEHTGRWESDTFANYFMKPEGAADEAMAVELTYNYDGREYTLGDAWGHLCIRADDLDEAWETLMERDAEDYRDPESCDHRYAFTKDMDGHEIEVLVPDE, from the coding sequence ATGAACGCGACGCTCGACCACGTGATGATGCGCGTAGAGGACCTCGAGGAAACCCTCGACTGGTATCAGGGCCACCTCGACTACGAGGAGAAGGGCCGCTGGGAGGCCGACACCTTCACGAACGTCTACCTCGGCCCAGAGGACCTCCACGAGGAGGGCGCGATGCTCGAAATCACGTACAATCACGACGACCGGAGCTACGAGATGGGCGACGCGTGGGGCCACATCGCCGTGCGCGTCGACGACGTCTACGACGCCTACGAGGAGTTGATGGACGAGGGCGTCGAGGACTACCGCGACCCCGACTCCTGCGGCGGAAGCTACGCCTTCGTCAAGGACCCCGACGGCCACGAGGTCGAGATCGTCGAGCGCGACCACGGTGCACGCTGGAGCCTCGACCACACGATGATCCGGGTCGAGGACGCCGACGAGGCGCTCGGGTGGTACACCCGAAAACTGGAGTACGAGCACACCGGCCGCTGGGAGTCCGACACCTTCGCCAACTACTTCATGAAACCCGAGGGCGCGGCCGACGAGGCGATGGCGGTCGAACTCACCTACAACTACGACGGTCGCGAGTACACGCTGGGCGACGCGTGGGGCCACCTCTGCATCCGCGCCGACGACCTCGACGAGGCCTGGGAGACGCTGATGGAGCGCGACGCCGAGGACTACCGCGACCCCGAATCCTGCGACCACCGCTACGCGTTCACAAAAGACATGGACGGCCACGAAATCGAGGTGCTCGTCCCCGACGAGTGA
- a CDS encoding 50S ribosomal protein L1: MADQEIEQAVSSALEDSPERNFRETVDLAINLRDLDLNEPSNRVDESVVLPAGTGQETKIVVFAEGETALRAEEVADEVFDGDALEDLGDDDDEAKDLADDTDFFIAEASMMQDIGRYLGTILGPRGKMPEPLQPDDDVVETVNRMKNTVQLRSGDRRTFHTRVGAEDMSAEEIADNIDVILRRLEANLEKGPLNVDSVYVKTTMGPSVEVA, from the coding sequence ATGGCAGATCAGGAGATAGAGCAAGCAGTATCCAGCGCACTCGAGGACTCCCCTGAGCGGAACTTCCGCGAAACGGTGGACCTCGCGATCAATTTGCGCGATCTAGATCTTAACGAACCGTCGAATCGTGTAGACGAGAGTGTCGTTCTCCCGGCCGGCACCGGCCAGGAGACGAAGATCGTCGTGTTCGCGGAGGGCGAAACCGCCCTGCGCGCCGAAGAAGTCGCCGACGAAGTCTTCGACGGCGACGCCCTCGAAGACCTCGGGGACGACGACGACGAGGCCAAGGACCTGGCCGACGATACCGACTTCTTCATCGCCGAAGCGTCGATGATGCAAGACATCGGTCGGTATCTCGGTACCATCCTCGGCCCTCGCGGGAAGATGCCCGAACCGCTCCAGCCCGACGACGACGTCGTCGAGACCGTCAACCGGATGAAGAACACGGTCCAGCTTCGGAGCGGCGACCGGCGGACCTTCCACACTCGCGTCGGCGCCGAAGACATGAGCGCGGAGGAGATCGCCGACAACATCGACGTCATCCTCCGTCGTCTCGAAGCGAACCTCGAGAAGGGGCCGCTCAACGTCGACAGCGTCTACGTCAAGACGACAATGGGACCGTCCGTGGAGGTAGCCTAA
- a CDS encoding TIGR04206 family protein, translated as MGDARRRTSIFALLATLALLFVPWTILGGRDFVFLWGLATLDPVHVTTITDYLFVYTAGLPRRLLAWPVSSLLYLLAVGSAAGGLLVGREDRRVTAGLLVLSGVSHLWFALGMVRRSTLVAIPLGTVLVWAVAWWFYWPDLRAMVVFDDSRA; from the coding sequence ATGGGCGACGCCCGGCGTCGAACTTCGATTTTCGCACTCCTCGCAACTCTCGCGCTACTCTTCGTCCCGTGGACTATTCTGGGCGGCCGGGACTTCGTGTTCCTCTGGGGATTGGCTACCCTCGACCCGGTCCACGTGACCACCATCACCGACTACCTGTTCGTCTACACCGCGGGGCTTCCCCGGCGACTGCTCGCGTGGCCGGTGAGTTCGTTGCTGTACCTGCTGGCCGTCGGGAGCGCCGCCGGCGGTTTGCTGGTCGGCCGAGAGGACCGCCGGGTCACCGCCGGACTGCTGGTGCTCTCGGGGGTGAGCCACCTCTGGTTCGCGCTCGGAATGGTCCGGCGGTCTACTCTGGTGGCGATTCCGCTCGGAACGGTGCTGGTCTGGGCGGTCGCGTGGTGGTTCTACTGGCCCGACCTCCGTGCGATGGTCGTTTTCGACGATTCGCGGGCGTGA
- a CDS encoding ATP-binding protein — translation MVRWSRPLPTNGGARAILALGGALLASAVGRAAFAVAAGRSPIGVLINFVLVAVPGAAILYGGYRLPRSGLDPDVYPRIVGWCFGGFASLLAVVGLLVAHPDVDVSQLFWSATLASAIGALGGLAIGTNEARAVSRAREAERHERKLQRQNERLESFAGMLAHELRNPLSIAQIYLQFAADGDEEAAEEVETALSRIEEMIDVLLITARNADAHVEREASALADIAAEAWDEVAPESATLVVESKPVVHTDPVHLRHLLENVFRNAVEHGGSGVTVRIGRLPTGFYVADDGQGIPADQRGRVFDAGYTTEARGIGLGLTFVARLVETYDWNCEVTESEAGGARFEFTETEVVTRDDGRVRESVE, via the coding sequence ATGGTTCGGTGGTCGCGTCCGCTCCCCACGAACGGAGGGGCACGCGCGATACTCGCGCTCGGCGGGGCGCTCTTGGCGTCCGCGGTCGGACGGGCGGCGTTCGCCGTCGCCGCCGGCCGGTCCCCCATCGGCGTGCTGATCAACTTCGTCCTCGTCGCCGTGCCGGGTGCGGCGATACTGTACGGCGGTTACAGACTCCCCCGGTCCGGACTCGACCCCGACGTCTACCCCCGAATCGTCGGCTGGTGTTTCGGCGGGTTCGCGTCGCTGCTGGCGGTCGTCGGACTGCTCGTCGCCCATCCCGACGTGGACGTCAGCCAACTGTTCTGGTCGGCCACGCTCGCGTCGGCCATCGGCGCGCTCGGCGGCCTCGCCATCGGGACGAACGAGGCGAGGGCCGTCAGCCGCGCACGGGAGGCCGAACGCCACGAGCGGAAACTCCAGCGCCAGAACGAACGCCTCGAATCGTTCGCCGGCATGCTCGCCCACGAACTCCGGAATCCGCTCTCCATCGCCCAGATATACCTCCAGTTCGCCGCCGACGGCGACGAGGAGGCGGCCGAGGAGGTCGAGACCGCGCTCTCGCGCATCGAGGAGATGATCGACGTCCTGCTCATCACCGCCCGGAACGCAGACGCCCACGTCGAACGGGAGGCGAGCGCCCTCGCCGACATCGCCGCCGAGGCGTGGGACGAGGTCGCCCCCGAGTCGGCGACCCTCGTCGTCGAGTCGAAGCCGGTGGTCCACACCGACCCGGTCCACCTCCGGCACCTGCTGGAGAACGTCTTCCGGAACGCCGTGGAGCACGGCGGTTCCGGCGTGACAGTCAGAATCGGTCGCCTGCCGACCGGGTTCTACGTGGCCGACGACGGGCAGGGGATTCCGGCCGACCAGCGCGGTCGGGTGTTCGACGCGGGCTACACGACGGAGGCGAGGGGTATCGGCCTCGGCCTCACCTTCGTCGCCCGACTCGTCGAAACCTACGACTGGAACTGCGAAGTGACCGAGAGCGAGGCGGGCGGCGCGCGCTTCGAGTTCACCGAAACCGAGGTCGTCACCCGCGACGATGGGCGCGTGCGCGAGTCGGTCGAGTGA
- a CDS encoding DUF7827 domain-containing protein — translation MLVASTVTGSVAFVDRANGRQAQAQPDAATVVPLDSGETYWQGQIIRASADQTNASATWQLREWSNGNVGSLVTEFTFNNTGVARLQTSNLQGQYVVVNQNGNPVVFRNGTAVGVGTEASPSFEINAQELNASFVDETVTSGIGEGAVTDLELRSNRGSYRVALRSDNLSASQLTDIFAATRTDIDGDGQPEVVLNRTVTGPRDALDANFSGVSPGQYEIVVSPVSAAVTARATIQVREAGPQSANLAQSVVSEQQGDNATFTVDLQNTQNATLTVGSQDVNYLAQVGVRDADGDGQVTLRLNTYVAGRNVAPNGGFTAVGEDRITSYTLQTDPLQTPLDTGQYPVTVLLDGETADVGSLVLSEPSIGSAQVWTAPDAAQPTDENLLDVVSQSSTVAREDWAIVQVEASGLYGYINSSADLDNSTFGLSLNISRTDVGPNAEAETIPLNEVEFVPDPENNQFFLVMDTNGLETGAQYRVNFTATEENPYFAQNQSASANFSIVERQVTLQNATGDQPLQLSTGNATVRGDSTLAPGSQFLLQVRNRGGEPFFEETEVTVGDNGTWTANLDIPSVSNRTNATVQIRDYNVSSDAVIVTGAQTGGAQQTTAAGGAQQTETTAATETTVAETTPAETTTVAGETTTTTTTTTTPTTTTEGGGGGGDGGIPGFGIAVTLVALLAAAFLAIRRGQNR, via the coding sequence TTGCTAGTCGCATCGACCGTCACGGGGAGCGTCGCGTTCGTCGATCGCGCGAACGGGCGTCAAGCGCAAGCGCAACCCGATGCAGCCACAGTCGTCCCGCTCGATTCGGGCGAGACGTACTGGCAGGGACAGATTATTCGCGCCTCGGCCGACCAGACCAACGCCAGCGCGACGTGGCAGCTTCGGGAGTGGTCGAACGGGAACGTCGGGTCGCTCGTGACCGAGTTCACGTTCAACAACACCGGCGTCGCGCGGTTGCAGACGAGTAACCTGCAGGGCCAGTACGTCGTCGTCAACCAGAACGGGAACCCGGTCGTCTTCCGGAACGGGACGGCGGTCGGCGTAGGAACGGAAGCCAGCCCGAGCTTCGAGATCAACGCCCAGGAGCTGAACGCGAGCTTCGTCGACGAGACGGTGACGAGCGGAATCGGCGAGGGCGCGGTGACCGACCTCGAACTCCGGTCGAACAGGGGTTCGTACCGAGTCGCACTCCGGTCGGACAACCTGAGCGCGTCCCAGTTGACGGACATCTTCGCCGCGACGCGGACCGACATCGACGGCGACGGCCAGCCCGAAGTCGTGCTAAACCGAACCGTGACCGGACCGCGGGACGCGCTCGACGCCAACTTTAGCGGCGTCTCCCCGGGCCAGTACGAGATCGTCGTGAGCCCAGTGAGCGCGGCCGTGACCGCCCGGGCGACCATCCAGGTTCGGGAAGCCGGGCCGCAGAGCGCCAACCTCGCCCAGAGCGTCGTCAGCGAACAGCAAGGTGACAACGCCACCTTCACCGTCGACCTGCAGAACACGCAGAACGCGACCCTGACCGTCGGTTCGCAGGACGTAAACTACTTGGCCCAGGTCGGGGTCCGGGACGCCGACGGTGACGGGCAGGTGACGCTCCGACTCAACACGTACGTCGCCGGGCGCAACGTGGCCCCCAACGGCGGGTTCACGGCGGTCGGCGAGGACCGCATCACGTCGTACACGCTCCAGACCGACCCGCTCCAGACGCCGCTCGACACCGGCCAGTACCCCGTGACGGTGCTGCTCGACGGGGAGACAGCCGACGTCGGCAGTCTGGTGCTCAGCGAGCCGTCGATCGGGTCGGCGCAGGTATGGACCGCGCCCGACGCGGCTCAGCCAACCGACGAGAACCTGCTCGACGTGGTCAGCCAGTCCTCCACCGTCGCGCGCGAGGACTGGGCCATCGTGCAGGTCGAGGCGTCCGGCCTCTACGGGTACATCAACTCCTCGGCCGACCTCGACAACTCGACGTTCGGCCTCTCGCTGAACATCTCCCGGACGGACGTCGGCCCGAACGCGGAGGCCGAAACGATTCCGCTGAACGAGGTCGAGTTCGTCCCCGACCCCGAGAACAACCAGTTCTTCCTCGTGATGGACACCAACGGGTTGGAGACGGGAGCGCAATACCGCGTCAACTTCACCGCGACGGAGGAGAACCCGTACTTCGCGCAGAACCAGTCGGCGTCCGCGAACTTCTCCATCGTCGAGCGGCAGGTGACCCTGCAGAACGCCACCGGCGACCAGCCGCTCCAGCTCTCGACCGGTAACGCCACCGTCCGTGGTGATTCGACGCTCGCACCCGGGAGTCAGTTCCTCCTCCAGGTCCGCAACCGAGGCGGCGAACCGTTCTTCGAGGAAACCGAAGTGACCGTCGGTGACAACGGCACGTGGACCGCGAATCTGGACATCCCGAGCGTCTCGAACCGGACCAACGCCACGGTCCAGATTCGGGACTACAACGTGAGCAGCGACGCGGTCATCGTCACGGGCGCGCAGACCGGCGGCGCCCAGCAGACGACGGCGGCGGGCGGCGCACAGCAGACCGAGACGACCGCAGCGACCGAGACGACCGTTGCAGAGACGACGCCTGCTGAGACGACCACGGTCGCCGGGGAGACGACTACGACGACCACCACTACTACGACGCCCACGACCACCACGGAAGGCGGCGGTGGCGGGGGCGACGGCGGCATCCCCGGGTTCGGAATCGCCGTGACGCTCGTCGCGCTCCTCGCGGCGGCGTTCCTGGCGATTCGCCGAGGACAGAATCGGTAG
- the rpl12p gene encoding 50S ribosomal protein P1: MEYVYAALILNESGEEINEDNLTNVLDAAGVDVEESRVKALVAALEDVDIDEAVEQAAAVPAGGAAAGGAAAEGGAAEEGGEEEAEEEEAAEEEEEDEDDEASGEGLGELFG; this comes from the coding sequence ATGGAATACGTTTACGCCGCACTCATCCTGAACGAATCGGGCGAAGAGATCAACGAAGACAACCTCACCAACGTGCTCGACGCCGCCGGCGTCGACGTCGAGGAATCCCGCGTCAAGGCGCTCGTCGCCGCGCTGGAGGACGTCGACATCGACGAGGCCGTCGAACAGGCCGCGGCCGTCCCCGCGGGCGGTGCCGCTGCGGGCGGCGCGGCCGCCGAGGGTGGCGCTGCCGAGGAAGGCGGCGAAGAGGAAGCCGAAGAGGAAGAGGCCGCCGAGGAAGAAGAAGAAGACGAGGACGACGAGGCCAGCGGCGAGGGCCTCGGCGAACTCTTCGGTTAA
- a CDS encoding PepSY domain-containing protein, translating to MMTQQQVLALVLGGIVAVSFAGGAVFGVAATASGDRHSVVGSDDSAAIQDGTTNQTTQGTQTTQAGQATTTTQAGQVNRTVPITAALNAAANATNGTPVGGSLGQQDGGLLGDGGSLVYTVDVLLDNGTHIEAQVNATNGSVVQTQQTEGFLQGIFGQDNVPDEPLNLSSYYNASEAVQLVQNQSNVDGTVTQVNLNSRDGDLVYEVQVNATGGQQTTYVVDARRDGQGIIRPPGGTTGTATTTGAGTATTTAARTTAATGG from the coding sequence ATGATGACACAACAACAAGTACTGGCTCTCGTACTGGGGGGAATCGTGGCGGTCAGCTTCGCCGGCGGCGCGGTGTTCGGTGTTGCAGCGACCGCCTCCGGCGATAGACACTCCGTAGTCGGGTCTGACGACTCGGCGGCTATCCAAGACGGGACGACGAACCAGACGACGCAGGGGACCCAGACCACGCAAGCGGGACAGGCGACCACGACGACGCAGGCGGGTCAAGTGAACCGGACGGTTCCGATAACGGCGGCGTTGAACGCCGCGGCGAACGCGACGAACGGAACTCCGGTCGGTGGGTCGCTCGGACAGCAGGACGGCGGTCTCCTGGGTGACGGCGGTTCTCTCGTGTACACCGTCGACGTGCTCCTGGACAACGGGACGCACATCGAGGCCCAAGTCAACGCGACGAACGGGTCGGTCGTCCAGACCCAGCAGACCGAGGGATTCCTGCAAGGCATCTTCGGACAGGACAACGTCCCCGACGAACCGCTCAACCTGAGCTCGTACTACAACGCGAGCGAGGCGGTTCAGCTCGTCCAGAACCAGTCGAACGTCGACGGGACGGTCACACAGGTCAACCTGAACTCCAGAGACGGCGACCTCGTCTACGAGGTGCAGGTGAACGCAACCGGCGGACAGCAGACCACCTACGTCGTCGACGCCCGTAGAGACGGCCAGGGAATCATCCGACCGCCGGGCGGAACCACCGGCACCGCCACGACGACCGGCGCCGGAACGGCCACGACGACCGCCGCGCGCACCACCGCTGCGACCGGGGGTTGA
- a CDS encoding OBG GTPase family GTP-binding protein: protein MGLEEEIEDLREEIANTPYNKSTESHIGRLKAKLAEKKEKLENQSSAGGGEGYHVEKSGDATVAFVGFPSVGKSTLLNSLTAAESEVGAYEFTTLNVNPGMLQYNGANIQLLDVPGLIEGAAQGRGGGQEVLSVVRAADLVVFVLSVFEIEQYDRLRKELYENKIRLDQTPPSVKIAKKGKGGIRVTSSVDLELSEDVVKEVLREYGYVNADVTIREQLNVDRLVDGVMDNRVYLPSIVSVNKVDLIEPDYVETVNEDLREHGIDPEEAIFISAEKEKGLESLKETIWKELGLMRIYMDKPGRGVDYEEPLILQKGSTIEDAAEKLGGDLKQRFRFARVSGPSAKHDEQQVGMGHELSDEDVLRLVVRK from the coding sequence ATGGGACTGGAGGAAGAAATCGAGGACCTCCGCGAGGAGATAGCCAACACGCCCTACAACAAGTCCACCGAGAGTCACATCGGACGGCTGAAGGCCAAGCTCGCGGAGAAGAAGGAGAAACTCGAGAACCAGTCCTCGGCCGGCGGCGGCGAAGGCTACCACGTCGAGAAGTCCGGCGACGCCACCGTCGCGTTCGTCGGCTTCCCGAGCGTGGGGAAGTCGACCCTGCTCAACTCGCTCACCGCGGCCGAGAGCGAGGTCGGCGCCTACGAGTTCACCACGCTGAACGTCAACCCGGGGATGCTCCAGTACAACGGCGCGAACATCCAGTTGCTCGACGTCCCGGGGCTCATCGAGGGCGCGGCCCAGGGCCGGGGCGGCGGTCAGGAAGTCCTGTCGGTCGTGCGCGCGGCCGACCTCGTGGTGTTCGTGCTCTCGGTGTTCGAGATCGAGCAGTACGACCGCCTCCGCAAGGAACTCTACGAGAACAAGATTCGCCTCGACCAGACGCCCCCGAGCGTCAAGATTGCGAAGAAGGGCAAGGGCGGCATCCGGGTCACCTCCAGCGTCGACCTCGAACTCTCCGAGGACGTCGTCAAGGAGGTCCTCCGGGAGTACGGCTACGTCAACGCCGACGTGACCATCCGCGAACAACTGAACGTCGACCGCCTCGTCGACGGCGTGATGGACAACCGGGTCTACCTCCCTTCCATCGTCTCGGTCAACAAGGTCGACCTCATCGAACCCGACTACGTCGAGACGGTCAACGAGGACCTCCGCGAACACGGCATCGACCCCGAGGAGGCCATCTTCATCTCCGCCGAGAAGGAGAAGGGCCTGGAGTCGCTCAAGGAGACCATCTGGAAGGAACTCGGCCTGATGCGCATCTACATGGACAAACCCGGCCGCGGGGTCGACTACGAGGAACCGCTCATCCTCCAAAAGGGTAGCACCATCGAGGACGCTGCGGAGAAACTCGGCGGCGACCTCAAACAGCGGTTCCGCTTCGCCCGGGTGTCGGGGCCCAGCGCCAAGCACGACGAACAGCAGGTCGGCATGGGTCACGAACTCTCCGACGAGGACGTGCTCCGACTCGTCGTCCGGAAGTAA